The following is a genomic window from Methanomicrobia archaeon.
CCGTGAGTTCGAATCGCTCGGTCATGCCTCCGCCTCCGCCGCACCCACCTTCAGGACCATCAGCGTGATATCGTCGTACTGGGGCGTATCGCCGCAAAAAGCTAAGACGGTTTCCTTTATCCGCTCTACCAGCTCTTGGGCGGAAAGACCGTGGCTCTCTCTAATAAGTCTGACGAGTCGCTCCTCACCAAATTGCTGCTCGTGCGCATCCACCGCCTCCGTCACGCCATCGGTGTAAAAGACCACCGCATCGCCGCTGGCCAGCTCGAGCGTCCGCTCTTCAAGCTCGATCTCATCCATCGCGCCGAGCGCAATGCCCCTTGCGCGAAGCATGATGAGATCGCCGCTCTTCTCCTCGAACAGTACCGGCGGGTTATGACCCGCGTTCACGTAGGTCAGCGTCCGTTTCTTCAAATCGAGGATCGCGTAGAAGAGCGTAACGAACATTCCGGACTTCGAATCTGCCGTAATCATGCTGTTCGCATCCCTGATCACCTCCGCCACACTCGGATTGTTGCGCGCGTTCGCCCGTACGAGCGTGCGAGAGAGGGCCATGAAGAGCGCTGCGGGCACGCCCTTCCCAGAAACGTCCGCGATCGTCAGACCCATTTTATCCTTCGAGATGGGTATGAAATCGTAGAAATCGCCACCCACCTCTTTCGCCGGTAGGTTCAGCGCCGCGAGCTCGAAGCCGCGTAAGAGCGGTATCGCATCGGGCAAGAAGCTCTGCTGGATCTCGTGCGCGATCTTCAACTCCTGTCGCTTCCGCTCCAGCTCCGCCTGATATCGGTCGCGTTCCTCGGCCGTCTCGCGCTCTCGAATTAGGTTGGCGATGATGGTCGCGGCGAAGAACATGCCCAACGCGTTCGAGGAGATCATGGGCAGGCTCACTTCTTCCACCACCTGCAACGCTTCGGCAAAGGGTCGTGCGAGGAGCAGGGTTATGCCCATGTGGAAGGACTCCATGAGCGCCGCGAAGAGCACCGCGCCCGGAATGCCGATGAACTTTCGCTTATTGAGGAGGTAAAGTGCACCACCAAAGAGCCCGGCGAGCACCGTGGCGAGTGAGCAGGGGAGACAGGTGAACCCCCCCAGGAAGTATCGGTGCAGTCCACCGATCAATCCGGCGCCCAAGCCGATCATCGGCCCGCCAATCAAGCCGCCAACCATCGGGCCGAGGTCGCGGACATTCGCACGTGCGCCAAAGATCTCGAACCCCGCGTACGTGCCAAAGATAGAGAGCGCGCCCAGGATGAGAATCATAAATGCCTGGTTCTTGAGTGTGAACTTCCGCTCCAGTATCTCCTCGAAATAGCTCGTGCGCGTGAGGAGATAGGTGACCACGATGATCACGCACATCTTCTCCACGAGTAGTAGCAGGAGCTCGAAGATCGTGGACGCCATTTAAACCTCCCCTCCCCGGAATGCTTCGGCCGTCTCGTGGTCGGAGAACCTCGAGACCACAGTGGAGACGAGTACGGAAATCGCGTGATTCTGAAGCGTGAAATAGCCCGTTACGAGTGCGTGGAAATAGCGGGTGTAGGTGACAAGATACACCATGCCCACAAACATACACGCCTGTGCGATCAACTGGAGCACAAGTTCAAGAGCAGCAGACACCATCTTATCGCTTTAAAATTAACATTCAAATATAAAAGCATCGATCTACCCCTTCAGCAACCCCACGCAGGTCCACTTTGCTCAAATAGACCCATCTCGCGGTTCGCCATCCTCACAATACGTCCAATCGTGCACGGAGTTCATCCACGCCTTGTATCCAGCGATTCGATCGGGGGAGAGATAATGACGTCACTTGCGGTGGGAACCGCCTGCCCGCTCGCCTCCGGTGGTATCACTGAAAGCGCGCTTGGACGCTCTATCTTGCCATAGATGCTTGTAACAGTCGTTATTTCCACCTGCGGTCACACTCCCGTACCCGCGCTGCACCTCTTCACTGCATCGTCCTCTTCGTCGCAGATATCAAAGAGCTGGGTGAAGCCCGCGATATCGAAGACCTCTTTTACATAAGGCTTCAAACACGCTAGCTTGAGATCGCCTTCAAGCTTTCTCAACCGCTTCAGCGACGCGAGCATCACCCGCAGTCCCGAGCTGCTGATATACTCCACACCCTTAAAATTCACGACGATTCGCACGCAACCTCCATCGATCAGCGTGTTTATACTTCGCTCCACTTCGTTTGAGGAATAGGCATCTAACCGACCGTTCAGGGATATTATTTCCACACCACCTATGCTTTTCGTTTCTATTTCCATACTTTACCTCCTTCGTATCAACTCGTGAAAGTGACTGCTTATCCTATGTTTAACTATTTTTAAATATTTATGGTTCTTCTCCAACTTCAAGATGGCGTGGGGGGGGATAAAAACTCAGTGACTTGTATCTGTCTTGAGCAAAAGATGCCTAGTGCTTTTCACTGTGTATCGATGCGGTGTGCCTGCGTGCGTTCACGTTCCGTCTTAGCTGTTCGCTCTCTCTGCCTGCGCTTCAGAGAGCGTACCACGTGCAACGTCACTGAGGAAGGAATAGCGAGGGGCGTATTTCACTGTATGAGGAAATCGCATCATCGCACTCGTCAGCCTGCTCGGCAATCGCTGCTGTTGCAATAGTACGGAAGAGGCACTGAGTTTCTTCCCCCTTTCTTTTTTACAGGGAACCACCTTGAGTCTGTGGACATCAACGGCAAGCGGCACGAAGGGTGGATACCGGCGATTAGGCTGTTCTGAACCCGATGACCTCAACGGAAACAGAAATTATTTATCGTATATGGTAAAGTCATGCGGGGAGAGGGATTCGAACCCTCGTATCCCTGCGGAACAGGATCTTAAGTCCTGCGCCTTTGTCCAGCTCGGCTATCCCCGCTCCACTCACGCATCCGATAAAAGATGGATTTAGATACCTATTAATATAATTCAAAAGTTATATCCATCCAGTGAGTGGGTAGGAGAGGAAAGATGATTGGTAGAAGTGAGATAAAAGAGGTTCTTGACGGCTATGAACTTGATAAAGCGACTATAGGTGTCCTTGGATCACATTCCGCACTGGATATATGTCGAGGCGCGAAAGACTTCGGCTTCCGAACGCTGGTGGTGTGCCAGAAGGGCAGGGAGAAGACGTATGACCAGTATTATCGTTCGGACGGGTCATTCGGTGTCGTGGATCAGACCATTATCCTCGATAAGTTCCCGGACATAACCAATGAGCGCGTGCAGAACCAGATGCGTGAAAATAACGTCATTTTCATCCCGCACCGATCGTTCGAGGTCTACGTGGGCTTTGACCGGATCGAAGATGAATTTTTACTGCCGCTGTTCGGGTCGCGAAGTATGCTCCGGGCAGAGGAACGAGACGCGCCGAGGAACCAGTATTATCTGATGAAAAAGGGCGGGATCCCTTACCCCCGCACGTACAAGAGCCCGGAGGAGATAGACCGCCTAGTTCTGGTAAAAGCGCCGGAGGCACAGCGCACGTACGAGCGTGCGTTCTTCTTCGCATCCTCGCCCGACGAATTTTATACGAATTCCGAGCAGATGATCCGGGCGGGAAAAATAACGGAGGCCGGCCTGAAGAAAGCAGTAATCGAGGAATTCGTGATGGGTGCGCAGTCCAACTTCAACTATTTCTATTCGCTCTTAGACCAGCGGCTGGAGCTTTTGGGGACGGACACCAGGAGACAGACCAATCTGGACGGTATTCTACGCCTTCCCGCACCGCAGCAGTTAGAAGCCCTGAAGTACATGGGCGTCAAGGCCATTGAAGCCGGGCACATCGCCTGCACGGTGAAGGAATCGCTTTTAGAGCAGATATTCGAACTCGGCGAGAAATTCGTACAGGTGGCCCGGGACGAGTACCCGCCGGGGATCGTTGGCCCCTTTGCGTTACAAGCCTCGTTCACGCCCGGACCGCCGAAAGAGACCGCTGTCGTCTTCGATATCTCCATGCGCGTCCAGGGCTCTCCCGGAACCATGTTCACGCCGTATTCCGGCTACTACTATGGCGAGTCGCTCTCGGTGGGTAAGCGCGTGGCAATGGAACTCCGGAAAGCCATTCAACAGAACCGGCTGGACGAGACGGTTACCTGAGCTGAATGAATAAACAAATAAATGATAGACCAGCACGCGATCTGGGAGATTCTGGCAGGCTACGACCGTGAGAAGATAACGGTAGCCACGATAGGGAGTCATACCGCACTCCAGATACTGAAAGGCGCGCGGGACGAGGGCTTCAAGAACCTGGTAATCTGTAAGAAAGGTGCTGAATCTGTTTACCGCCAGTTTGGACTTGCTGATGAACTACTCACGGTCGATAATTTCAAGCACGTGCTGAATAAGGAGTTTCAGGACGAGTTAATAGCAAGAAATGCCGTGCTTATTCCACATGGGTCTTTTGTGGAGTACCTTTCTCCCGTCAGGATAGAGAACGAGCTCTTCGTGCCTATGTTCGGTAACCGAAGGGTGCTGGATTGGGAATCAGACCGCGATAAGGAGCGGGAATGGCTGGAGCGTGCAGGCCTGAAACTGCCTCGGGAGTTCAAAGACCCTGCGGAGATCGATCGGTTAGTAATGGTGAAGTTCCCGGGCGCTAAGGGTGGTAAGGATTACATTCTTGCCAGTAATCTGGCGGAATTTGCGGAGAAGCACAAGAAGCTGGAACTGAAGGATAAGGATCGGTTCACTATCCAGGAGTTCGTAATAGGAACAAGGTTCTACCCACACTATTTCTATTCGCCGTTAAATGACCGGCTGGAGCTCCTCAGTATGGACATCCGGTACGAATCCAACATTGACGGAATCGCCAGGATGACTTATATCCTCAAGGAGAGCCAACCGGAGCCGTCATTTGTCGTTACGGGCAACCTTCCGGTTGTCGTACGGGAGTCGCTCCTGCCCCGGATACTGGAGATGGGTCAGCACGTGATCCAGACCTCACAGGAGCTGTTCAGTCCTGGCCTGACCGGGCCGTTCTGCATCGAAACGATCTGCAAAGAGGACCTGGAGTTTATCGCGTTCGAGATCTCGGCACGAATCGTCGCGGGCACCAATCTGTACATCAACGGCTCGCCGTATTCGCACCTGCTCTACGAGGAGCCGATGAGCACCGGCAGGCGGATATCACGAGAGATAAGAGACGCACTCAGGGAGGATTCGCTTGAGAAGGTTATATACTGAAGGTTTATAAACGGTGAGGTAGGAATATCATATCTGTCAGTGAGTGGCGTTTTACAAATTAACCGAAGAGGAACCTGTGTTAGCACGTTCAGATAAACCCGAGGTAAAATGGCGAAAGGCGTAACCCTGGAGGACTTTTTGGATAGTGAGCCGGGCGAGGGTGAGGGCGTTGAAGAGGATTATGAGAAGACAGAGCGCCCGTTTGTCTTTATCAACGCGGCAATGAGCGCAGACGGTAAAATCGCCACGGTCGATCGAACGCAAACGCGAATAAGCGGCAGTAAAGATTTTGACCGGGTGTATTCGTTAAGGGCTGAGAGCGATGCGATCATGGTTGGTATCGGCACCGTTCTGGCGGATAACCCGTCGTTGACGGTGAAATCGAAGAAACAGCGCGATAAACGGAAGCGCATGGGCAAAGATGAGAATCCGTTGCGAATCGTGGTGGACAGCAAGGCGCGAACGCCAGTTGATGCTGATATCCTGAATGTGGGCGAAGGCAAACGGATCATTGCGGTTTCGCAGCAGGCGATTGTGGAGGATGTCGGTAAATTAGGCGAGAAAGCGGACGTCCTGGTCTGCGGCACGGCTGAAGTGGATTTGAAGAAACTGCTTCATGATCTATGGCTCCGTGGCGTACGCAGCGTGATGGTCGAGGGCGGTGCAAAGCTCAACTGGTCGTTGCTCTCCCAAAAGCTCGTTGACGAAGTTTATACCTACGTCGGGAATATGATACTGGGCGGTGAGACCGCGCCGACACTCGTGGACGGTGCAGGGTTTGGCGAGCGAGCTGCGCCAGTGAAGCTGAAGCTCTTGCGTGTGGAGAAGCTGGATGAGGGCGTGTTACTGAAATGGTGTGTGCTTCATGACAAAGAAGCGGAGGAGCCGAAAGTGGAGGAGGAGGAAGAAGAAATAAACATAGAAGAATTATTAGGAGCAGAATCGGAAAATGAAACTACCTGAAGGGATAACGGATATAAAGGAGCTTGCATACATCACGAGCCGGAAATTGGAGAACGAGCAGGGTGATAAGACCGGTATGGTCGTTGTGTGGCGCAAAAAGGGCGAGGAAGAGTTCGGTTACAAGCTCACGTGCCCGTACTGCGCGACCGAGCAGGAGTCACGAGTGGAGTTCAAACGGCGACCGTACCGGGTGCGATGCAATAACTGCGGCAAGAGCATTACGATCGAGAAGCTGACGAAGAAATAACTGTTCCTGCTGAGAATACCAAATGAAGCTCCATCATTTATTTGAGTCCGAGCTGCTTTCTGATTAGTTCTTTTGTCTGCACCATAGTCCGGTGCGGAATTTCATCTTCTATCATCAAGTGGTATGCGTCACGGATATTCTCTTCTAACTCTGCCAGAGATTCGCCCTGACTGAATACGCCGGGGACTTCTTTCAGTCGTCCGACATACCAGCCCTCATCGATCCAATATTCCAAGGTAAAATGCCGCAACATGCTCTGCTTCACCCCTTTATTCTTTCTTTTTTGGGTACTTATACTATTAAACGGAATGAATGTTAAAGCTACTGTGTGACCGAGATTGGTTTAAAAGCGTGAGAGTTCTTGCGTACGTATATCACGAGCAGGAATCGCGCGTAGTCTTCAAAAAGAGGCCGTACCGGGTGCGGTGCAGTAACTGCAACAAGAGTATAGTGATCGAGAAGCTGACGAAGAAATAGCTTTTTTGGAGTATCAAAGAGACTTCAGCAATTCTTCTGCTATCTTTACAT
Proteins encoded in this region:
- a CDS encoding SpoIIE family protein phosphatase, with protein sequence MASTIFELLLLLVEKMCVIIVVTYLLTRTSYFEEILERKFTLKNQAFMILILGALSIFGTYAGFEIFGARANVRDLGPMVGGLIGGPMIGLGAGLIGGLHRYFLGGFTCLPCSLATVLAGLFGGALYLLNKRKFIGIPGAVLFAALMESFHMGITLLLARPFAEALQVVEEVSLPMISSNALGMFFAATIIANLIRERETAEERDRYQAELERKRQELKIAHEIQQSFLPDAIPLLRGFELAALNLPAKEVGGDFYDFIPISKDKMGLTIADVSGKGVPAALFMALSRTLVRANARNNPSVAEVIRDANSMITADSKSGMFVTLFYAILDLKKRTLTYVNAGHNPPVLFEEKSGDLIMLRARGIALGAMDEIELEERTLELASGDAVVFYTDGVTEAVDAHEQQFGEERLVRLIRESHGLSAQELVERIKETVLAFCGDTPQYDDITLMVLKVGAAEAEA
- a CDS encoding STAS domain-containing protein encodes the protein MEIETKSIGGVEIISLNGRLDAYSSNEVERSINTLIDGGCVRIVVNFKGVEYISSSGLRVMLASLKRLRKLEGDLKLACLKPYVKEVFDIAGFTQLFDICDEEDDAVKRCSAGTGV
- a CDS encoding formate--phosphoribosylaminoimidazolecarboxamide ligase family protein, translated to MIGRSEIKEVLDGYELDKATIGVLGSHSALDICRGAKDFGFRTLVVCQKGREKTYDQYYRSDGSFGVVDQTIILDKFPDITNERVQNQMRENNVIFIPHRSFEVYVGFDRIEDEFLLPLFGSRSMLRAEERDAPRNQYYLMKKGGIPYPRTYKSPEEIDRLVLVKAPEAQRTYERAFFFASSPDEFYTNSEQMIRAGKITEAGLKKAVIEEFVMGAQSNFNYFYSLLDQRLELLGTDTRRQTNLDGILRLPAPQQLEALKYMGVKAIEAGHIACTVKESLLEQIFELGEKFVQVARDEYPPGIVGPFALQASFTPGPPKETAVVFDISMRVQGSPGTMFTPYSGYYYGESLSVGKRVAMELRKAIQQNRLDETVT
- a CDS encoding formate--phosphoribosylaminoimidazolecarboxamide ligase, with translation MIDQHAIWEILAGYDREKITVATIGSHTALQILKGARDEGFKNLVICKKGAESVYRQFGLADELLTVDNFKHVLNKEFQDELIARNAVLIPHGSFVEYLSPVRIENELFVPMFGNRRVLDWESDRDKEREWLERAGLKLPREFKDPAEIDRLVMVKFPGAKGGKDYILASNLAEFAEKHKKLELKDKDRFTIQEFVIGTRFYPHYFYSPLNDRLELLSMDIRYESNIDGIARMTYILKESQPEPSFVVTGNLPVVVRESLLPRILEMGQHVIQTSQELFSPGLTGPFCIETICKEDLEFIAFEISARIVAGTNLYINGSPYSHLLYEEPMSTGRRISREIRDALREDSLEKVIY
- a CDS encoding 2,5-diamino-6-(ribosylamino)-4(3H)-pyrimidinone 5'-phosphate reductase, yielding MAKGVTLEDFLDSEPGEGEGVEEDYEKTERPFVFINAAMSADGKIATVDRTQTRISGSKDFDRVYSLRAESDAIMVGIGTVLADNPSLTVKSKKQRDKRKRMGKDENPLRIVVDSKARTPVDADILNVGEGKRIIAVSQQAIVEDVGKLGEKADVLVCGTAEVDLKKLLHDLWLRGVRSVMVEGGAKLNWSLLSQKLVDEVYTYVGNMILGGETAPTLVDGAGFGERAAPVKLKLLRVEKLDEGVLLKWCVLHDKEAEEPKVEEEEEEINIEELLGAESENETT
- a CDS encoding type II toxin-antitoxin system HicB family antitoxin, with translation MLRHFTLEYWIDEGWYVGRLKEVPGVFSQGESLAELEENIRDAYHLMIEDEIPHRTMVQTKELIRKQLGLK